The Leptolyngbyaceae cyanobacterium region GCACGACGGAAGGGCAAGCAGGGGTAGGGCGTAAGCCAGAAATTGCACAAATCGGACGCTGCACTAAATTTTGGGGAATTGTAAAAGGGGCGGGTTCTCGATGTTGGTGCAAGCGTAACATGATGCGATTCCATAAAGGTGCTGCACCCATGACACCAGAGACTCTTTCCATGCGATCGCCATTAAAATTTCCTACCCAAGCAGCCACTGTATAATCAGTCGTGAACCCCACCGTCCAAGTATCTCGAAAATTAGAAGAAGTACCTGTTTTCACGGCAGTAGGAAAAGGTAAAGCCAACACCGAGTCTACACCAAATGCTTTTGCACGAGCATGAGCATCACTTAATATATCAGTAATTAATGCCCATTCCGACCTCTCCCCCAACCCCTCTCCTGCCAGGAGAGGGGAGTCTTTCTCCCTCTTCCCTACCCCCCTTTTTAAGGGGGGCTGGGGGGGTAGAGAAGGAGGTTGGGGGGTTAGGTCTTTTAAAGTAGTAATTAGTGGAATTGCATCGCCTTGTCTTGCCATAATTAGATAAGCGCGGGCTAATTCCCAAAGAGTTACTTCACCGCTGCCTAAAGTTAATCCCAAACCGTAATGTTCTGGGGGATGAGAAAGATGGGAAAATCCCAATTGATGCAACCGTTCTAAAAAAGTTGCAACGCCGACTTTTTCTAATACTCTCACCGCTGGAATATTGAGAGAATTGGCTAAAGCAATGCGAACTCGTACCGGGCCTAAAAATTTTTCGTTATAATCTTGCGGACTGTATAATTTTGCACCGGGAATGGCGTAATGAGTTGGCACGTCTGCTAACACTGTATTGGGGCGAATAATGCGGTTTTCTAATGCTAATTCATATAAAAAAGGTTTGAGAGTCGAACCGGGTTGACGTAATGCTTGTACTCCATCATTGCGACCCTTTTTTACTTCATTAAAATAATCGGGAGAACCAACGTAAGCTAATACTTCTCCAGTGCGATTATCAATTACGATCGCAGCAGCATCATGTACGTTATTAGGTGCGAGAGTGCGAACGACTTCTTGCACTTGTGCTTCGACAAATTGTTGTAATGATTTATCGATGGTAGTGCGTAAATGGGCGGGAGTACAAGCAAACTTAACCCCCTTTGCCTCTCTTTCTTGCGAGGGAACAGAAGAATCGCAATTTTGCGATGCGGGTAATTGACTGGCTACCCAAAATAAAAAGTGTGGTGCGGCGAGAATACCTTGTTTGCGAGGTTGAAGGGCTATTTTTTCTTGATATGCTTTGTCAGCGGTGGCGCGGGTGATATATCCATCTTTTACCATGCGGTTAAGAACGTAAGTTTGTCGCCGTTTAAGTGCTGGTAAATTATCGTAGGGATTGAGGTTACTCGGGTTATTTGGTAAAGCCGCCAGCAGACTTGCTTGTGCTAAATTTAAATCGCTGGCGGGAATGCCAAAATAAACGCGGGAAGCTGCTTCTAAACCATAAATATTACTTCCCATTGGTAAACGGTTAATGTAGGCAGCGAGGATTTCATCTTTGTTCATGCCGGCTGCTAATCGCCAAGATAACCAAATTTCTTGAATTTTTCCCTGTAAGTGGCGAGGAACTGGTTCTAACATTCGTGCTAGTTGCATGGTAATGGTGGAAGCGCCGGAAATGATTTTCTTGGCTTGAATTGCTTGTTGAGTTGCTCTAATTATTGCTTTTAAATCCAATGCTCCATGTTGATAAAATCCAGAATCTTCGGCAGCGATAATGGCATTTTTGAAGTGAGGAGAAACTTGATTTAACGGTACGACGGCGGTATGGTTTTGGTCGCGAGTGAGCAATGTTCCTAAT contains the following coding sequences:
- the pbpC gene encoding penicillin-binding protein 1C — encoded protein: MINQFFQRQHPIVKRVSKVTIILLLLGITVRTLPYFAPIHAKDLIQDRQAIEFSDRNGLPLGTLLTRDQNHTAVVPLNQVSPHFKNAIIAAEDSGFYQHGALDLKAIIRATQQAIQAKKIISGASTITMQLARMLEPVPRHLQGKIQEIWLSWRLAAGMNKDEILAAYINRLPMGSNIYGLEAASRVYFGIPASDLNLAQASLLAALPNNPSNLNPYDNLPALKRRQTYVLNRMVKDGYITRATADKAYQEKIALQPRKQGILAAPHFLFWVASQLPASQNCDSSVPSQEREAKGVKFACTPAHLRTTIDKSLQQFVEAQVQEVVRTLAPNNVHDAAAIVIDNRTGEVLAYVGSPDYFNEVKKGRNDGVQALRQPGSTLKPFLYELALENRIIRPNTVLADVPTHYAIPGAKLYSPQDYNEKFLGPVRVRIALANSLNIPAVRVLEKVGVATFLERLHQLGFSHLSHPPEHYGLGLTLGSGEVTLWELARAYLIMARQGDAIPLITTLKDLTPQPPSLPPQPPLKRGVGKREKDSPLLAGEGLGERSEWALITDILSDAHARAKAFGVDSVLALPFPTAVKTGTSSNFRDTWTVGFTTDYTVAAWVGNFNGDRMERVSGVMGAAPLWNRIMLRLHQHREPAPFTIPQNLVQRPICAISGLRPTPACPSVVQEYFYPEDISKYENTPDNFYQLVSTDGKSPQYRLNLPSEYNEWLAMQPQPHLLPSGLKIISPRNNDVFLYYHNDGNTEQKLQFKLARDSKQPVEWWLNGKKVATQSSNSLFWQLSPGNWTLEVRNGNMKDRVRFQVELADNKRIRRGFSVVGN